From the genome of Bacteroides sp. MSB163, one region includes:
- a CDS encoding response regulator transcription factor, giving the protein MNDYRILVVDDEEDLCEILKFNLENEGYEVDTAHSAEEALKMDIGSYSLLLLDVMMGEISGFKMASLLKKDKKTAQVPIIFITAKDTENDTVTGFNLGADDYISKPFSLREVIARVKAVLRRTQQGEPERAPEQICYKTLVIDIVKKKVSIDGEEAPLTKKEFEILLLLLQSKGRVFSREDILARIWSDEVYVLDRTIDVNITRLRKKIGIYGKCIVTRLGYGYCFEAE; this is encoded by the coding sequence ATGAACGATTATCGTATTTTAGTTGTAGACGATGAAGAGGACCTTTGCGAGATCCTGAAATTCAACCTTGAAAATGAAGGGTATGAAGTGGACACGGCCCACTCCGCCGAAGAGGCGTTGAAAATGGATATCGGTAGCTACAGCTTGTTGCTACTGGACGTGATGATGGGAGAAATATCCGGTTTCAAAATGGCCAGCTTACTAAAAAAAGATAAGAAGACCGCTCAAGTACCTATTATATTCATCACTGCCAAGGATACGGAAAATGATACGGTAACCGGCTTCAATCTGGGAGCTGACGATTACATCTCCAAACCTTTCTCTCTGCGTGAAGTCATCGCACGCGTCAAAGCTGTATTGCGTCGTACCCAGCAAGGAGAACCGGAACGGGCACCGGAGCAAATCTGCTACAAGACGTTAGTCATTGATATTGTAAAAAAGAAAGTAAGCATCGACGGGGAAGAAGCCCCTCTTACCAAAAAAGAATTTGAGATATTGCTTTTACTCCTCCAGAGCAAGGGACGCGTATTCTCCCGCGAAGATATACTGGCACGGATATGGAGCGACGAGGTCTATGTGTTGGACCGCACCATCGATGTGAATATCACCCGTTTGCGTAAGAAAATAGGTATTTATGGTAAATGCATCGTAACTCGCTTAGGATATGGATACTGCTTCGAAGCTGAATAA